A stretch of the Asticcacaulis sp. ZE23SCel15 genome encodes the following:
- the infB gene encoding translation initiation factor IF-2: MSDANDKNDGPKGDNTRAPLTLKPRVGGSVSTGTVKQSFSHGRSKTVVVETKRRIGVPPPAGGGSRIEGNMAAPKPQNTQNQGQQRPQGGRPPQGSNPGGLRQEELDARRRVIEQARVDQERRETETRQRQQADAARRAAEDASKPAPAAEPVKSEASAPVAAPAPTPAPEPVKAEAPSVQLNPAIDQALSRPARAPREDQPRPRYDQRAPDSRNDRPQGDRPTTTYQAGRDRPQGDRPQGDRPGYQGNRPQGDRPQGDRPPFNRDRPQGDRPGYQGNRPQGDRPQGDRPQGDRPPFNRDRPQGDRPGYQGNRPQGDRPQGDRPPFNRDRPQGDRPQGDRPRPAGGETVRYSANSPRPPRPGVGVSANAPATPEVDRIRSSRGAVPAGKPADVRGRVGEDDDARGKRGKAGAPVKAVSQTRGEPKRREGRLTLQAVVGDGEGSADRMRSLASVRRAREREREKRKGSQAEQTRAAREVIIPDVITVQELSNRMAVRAVDIIKMLMKQGMMLKINDIIDTDTAELVATEFGHTVKRVSESDVEEGFIDAEDHSDDTVVRPPVVAVMGHVDHGKTSLLDALRKADVAAGEAGGITQHIGAYQVRLPAGEKVTFLDTPGHAAFSAMRARGANVTDIVVLVVAADDGVMPQTIEAINHARAAKTPLIVAVNKMDKHEANPQRIINELLQHEVVVEALGGDTQIIEVSAKTGLGLDNLIEALLLQAEVLDLRANPDRTAEGVVIEAKLDKGRGPVATVLVKRGTLKRGDIVVAGSSWGRVRALINERNEQLAEAGPSEPVEILGLDGAPDPGDTLAVVESDARAREITEYRQRVRREKMVAPVGAVSLTDMMSKLQDKRLKELPLIIKSDVQGSTEAIIGSLDKLATDEVRARIIHSGAGAITEFDVQLAKGSNSPIIGFNVRASKQARDLAEREGVEIRYYAIIYDLIDDIKGVLSGMLAPIQRETFLGNAEVLEVFDISKVGRVAGCRVTEGRVEKGARVRILRDNIVIQEMGVLSTLKRFKDEVNSVVVGQECGMAFNGFQDLKAGDFIECFTVEEIKRTL; this comes from the coding sequence ATGAGCGACGCGAACGATAAGAACGACGGGCCGAAAGGCGACAATACACGGGCACCTCTCACCCTGAAGCCGCGTGTCGGCGGCAGTGTGTCGACCGGCACGGTGAAGCAAAGCTTCAGCCATGGCCGTTCCAAGACCGTGGTGGTGGAAACCAAGCGCCGTATTGGTGTGCCGCCGCCAGCCGGTGGCGGGTCGCGTATCGAAGGCAATATGGCCGCGCCCAAGCCGCAAAATACACAAAATCAGGGCCAGCAACGTCCCCAAGGTGGGCGTCCGCCCCAGGGCAGCAATCCCGGCGGTTTGCGTCAGGAAGAACTGGATGCCCGTCGCCGCGTGATCGAGCAAGCGCGCGTCGATCAGGAGCGCCGTGAGACGGAAACCCGTCAGCGTCAGCAGGCCGATGCCGCCCGCCGCGCCGCCGAAGACGCGTCAAAGCCGGCACCTGCGGCTGAGCCTGTTAAGTCAGAGGCGTCTGCGCCTGTGGCGGCACCCGCCCCGACACCGGCCCCTGAGCCCGTTAAGGCGGAAGCGCCTTCGGTTCAGCTTAACCCGGCTATCGATCAGGCCCTGTCGCGTCCGGCCCGTGCGCCGCGCGAAGATCAACCGCGTCCGCGCTATGATCAGCGCGCCCCCGATAGCCGCAATGACCGCCCGCAAGGGGATCGGCCAACCACGACCTATCAAGCTGGCCGCGACCGCCCGCAAGGCGACCGTCCTCAAGGGGATCGTCCGGGCTATCAGGGTAATCGTCCGCAAGGCGACCGTCCCCAGGGTGATAGGCCACCATTTAACCGTGACCGCCCGCAAGGGGATCGTCCGGGCTATCAGGGTAATCGTCCGCAAGGCGACCGCCCCCAGGGTGATAGGCCACAAGGTGACCGTCCGCCGTTTAACCGTGATCGTCCACAAGGGGATCGTCCGGGTTATCAGGGCAACCGCCCGCAGGGTGATCGTCCTCAAGGGGATCGTCCGCCGTTTAACCGTGACCGTCCGCAGGGCGACAGACCGCAAGGCGATCGTCCAAGACCTGCCGGTGGTGAAACCGTTCGTTATTCTGCCAATTCGCCGCGTCCGCCGCGTCCTGGCGTAGGCGTTTCGGCCAATGCGCCCGCGACACCCGAAGTTGACCGCATCCGTTCATCGCGCGGCGCTGTCCCTGCCGGTAAGCCGGCTGATGTCCGTGGCCGCGTCGGTGAAGATGATGACGCCCGCGGCAAGCGCGGCAAGGCGGGCGCGCCCGTCAAGGCCGTCTCGCAAACCCGTGGTGAACCTAAGCGTCGCGAAGGCCGCCTGACCCTGCAAGCTGTTGTCGGTGACGGTGAGGGCTCGGCCGACCGGATGCGCTCACTGGCGTCGGTGCGCCGTGCCCGTGAACGTGAGCGCGAAAAGCGTAAGGGTTCACAGGCCGAGCAGACCCGTGCGGCGCGTGAGGTCATTATTCCTGACGTGATTACCGTGCAGGAACTGTCCAACCGGATGGCTGTCCGTGCCGTTGACATCATCAAGATGTTGATGAAGCAGGGCATGATGCTCAAGATCAACGACATCATTGATACTGACACTGCCGAATTGGTCGCGACCGAATTTGGTCACACCGTTAAGCGCGTTTCGGAATCCGACGTCGAAGAAGGCTTTATTGATGCCGAAGACCATTCGGACGACACCGTTGTGCGTCCGCCGGTCGTGGCGGTTATGGGTCACGTTGACCACGGTAAGACCTCGCTGCTGGATGCTTTGCGTAAAGCTGATGTGGCTGCGGGCGAAGCCGGTGGCATCACCCAGCATATCGGTGCCTATCAGGTGCGTTTGCCTGCGGGTGAAAAGGTCACTTTCCTGGATACCCCAGGTCACGCCGCCTTCTCGGCTATGCGTGCCCGTGGTGCCAATGTAACCGATATCGTGGTGCTGGTGGTGGCAGCCGATGACGGCGTCATGCCGCAGACGATCGAAGCCATCAACCATGCCCGTGCCGCCAAGACGCCGCTGATCGTGGCTGTCAACAAGATGGATAAGCACGAAGCCAATCCGCAGCGCATCATCAACGAGCTTCTGCAACATGAAGTGGTGGTGGAAGCTCTGGGCGGTGACACGCAGATTATCGAAGTCTCGGCCAAGACCGGTCTCGGCCTTGACAATCTGATCGAAGCTCTGTTGCTGCAGGCCGAAGTGCTTGATCTGCGCGCCAATCCTGACCGTACCGCCGAAGGCGTGGTCATCGAAGCCAAGCTCGATAAGGGCCGGGGTCCGGTGGCAACGGTTCTGGTCAAGCGCGGTACGCTGAAGCGTGGCGACATTGTGGTGGCCGGCTCTAGCTGGGGCCGCGTGCGCGCGCTTATTAATGAGCGCAATGAACAACTGGCTGAGGCCGGTCCGTCTGAGCCAGTCGAAATCCTCGGTCTGGACGGCGCGCCTGATCCCGGTGATACTCTGGCCGTGGTTGAAAGCGACGCCCGTGCCCGTGAGATTACCGAGTACCGTCAGCGCGTTCGTCGTGAAAAGATGGTGGCTCCGGTCGGTGCGGTCTCTCTGACCGACATGATGTCGAAGCTTCAGGATAAGCGCCTTAAGGAACTGCCGCTGATCATCAAATCTGATGTTCAGGGCTCGACCGAAGCGATTATCGGCTCGCTCGATAAGCTGGCGACTGACGAAGTCCGTGCACGGATCATCCATTCGGGTGCTGGTGCGATTACGGAATTTGATGTCCAACTGGCCAAGGGTTCCAACTCTCCGATCATCGGCTTTAACGTCCGGGCCTCCAAGCAGGCGCGTGATCTGGCCGAACGTGAAGGTGTGGAAATTCGCTATTACGCGATCATCTACGACCTGATCGATGATATCAAAGGCGTGCTGTCAGGCATGCTGGCGCCGATCCAGCGCGAAACCTTCCTCGGCAATGCCGAAGTCCTTGAGGTGTTTGACATCTCCAAGGTTGGCCGGGTTGCGGGCTGTCGCGTTACCGAAGGCCGGGTCGAGAAGGGGGCGCGTGTGCGTATCCTGCGCGACAACATCGTCATTCAGGAAATGGGCGTCCTCTCGACGCTCAAGCGTTTCAAGGACGAGGTCAATTCGGTGGTGGTCGGCCAGGAATGTGGTATGGCGTTCAACGGCTTCCAGGATCTTAAGGCCGGTGACTTCATCGAATGTTTCACCGTCGAAGAGATTAAAAGAACGCTCTAG
- a CDS encoding RNA-binding protein — MTSPNPNNDPVVTPHNDLNLSSASDFERIAEDGVEILCEPAHVKGLKRRDIASGEAADVAGLIRFVIGPDGQVTPDLLQKLPGRGLWVKASRDSLDLAVKKNLFARAAKRQVKANADLADTVCHLLRRRCLDLLGMARREGEIISGFEKVMAGIRSGKAAWIIEATDSADDGRSKILALARAVGSRAEGGGASVSPKVCGLFSNDELSLALGLENAVHLALVNGKRIRRWKHEVTRLSGFVPLVPLGWNYTEGAQATAPD; from the coding sequence ATGACGTCGCCGAACCCGAACAATGATCCGGTTGTAACCCCTCATAACGATCTTAACCTGTCTTCGGCGTCCGATTTTGAACGGATTGCCGAGGACGGGGTTGAAATCCTGTGCGAGCCTGCCCATGTGAAGGGGCTGAAGCGTCGTGACATCGCCTCTGGTGAAGCGGCGGATGTTGCGGGCCTGATCCGCTTTGTCATTGGCCCGGACGGGCAGGTGACGCCGGATTTGCTGCAAAAGCTGCCGGGCCGTGGCCTGTGGGTTAAGGCGTCGCGTGACAGCCTTGATCTGGCCGTCAAAAAGAACCTGTTTGCCCGTGCGGCTAAGCGTCAGGTCAAGGCGAATGCCGATCTGGCGGACACAGTATGTCATCTGTTGCGCAGGCGGTGTCTTGATCTGCTGGGGATGGCGCGTCGTGAAGGCGAGATTATCTCAGGCTTTGAAAAAGTCATGGCGGGTATCCGCTCCGGTAAGGCCGCGTGGATTATCGAAGCGACGGATAGTGCCGATGACGGACGTTCAAAGATTTTGGCGCTGGCCAGAGCTGTGGGCTCAAGGGCTGAGGGCGGGGGGGCTTCGGTTTCGCCGAAGGTGTGCGGACTATTCAGTAATGACGAGCTAAGTCTGGCGCTGGGCCTTGAGAATGCGGTCCATCTGGCGCTGGTGAACGGTAAACGCATCAGGCGCTGGAAGCATGAAGTGACGCGCTTGTCAGGGTTTGTGCCGCTGGTGCCACTGGGCTGGAACTATACGGAGGGTGCGCAGGCCACAGCACCCGATTAA
- the nusA gene encoding transcription termination factor NusA, which translates to MSFTGISANRLELLQIADAVAREKQISKDVVIESIEEAIQKAARSRYGADHDIRVKIDTKTGEMAITRYVTVVPDEELENEYAQKSLTDALKDDKEAFVDKTYEEVLPPFELGRVQTQMARQVVTHKVREAERERQYDEYKDRVGEIISGTVKRVEYGNVVVDLGRGEGIMRRDQSIPREAFQINDRIRAYIYDVRRETKGPQIMLSRAHGGFMAKLFAQEVPEVYDGVIEIKSVSRDPGSRAKMAVFSNDSSIDPVGACVGMRGSRVQAVVAELQNEKVDIIQWSPDDATFIVNALAPAEVSKVVLDEEEDRVEVVVPDEQLSLAIGRRGQNVRLASQLTGWQVDIITESQDSERRQKEFAERTALFQEALDVDEVIAQLLVTEGFTTVEDLAYIDENEIAVIEGFDEDTASELQARARDFLEKEVAELDAKRVALGVDDDLLTVNGLTLAMAVALGEAGVKTVEDLADLATDEIRGGYEQRGADRVKIAGALESFSLSVPDAESLILNARVAAGWIEAPEAPPEPEFEDADLDDASLDDAGLDDSAVEGVDDEGSATADDVAEPEQ; encoded by the coding sequence ATGAGCTTTACCGGAATTAGCGCCAACCGCCTTGAGCTGCTGCAAATCGCCGACGCGGTCGCGCGCGAAAAGCAGATCAGCAAGGATGTGGTTATTGAATCCATCGAAGAGGCTATTCAAAAGGCCGCGCGCTCGCGTTACGGCGCTGATCACGACATCCGCGTCAAGATCGATACCAAGACCGGCGAAATGGCCATCACCCGCTATGTGACCGTGGTGCCGGACGAAGAGCTGGAAAACGAATATGCTCAGAAATCCCTGACCGACGCTCTGAAAGACGACAAAGAAGCCTTTGTCGATAAGACTTACGAAGAGGTTTTGCCGCCGTTTGAACTGGGCCGCGTCCAGACCCAGATGGCTCGTCAAGTGGTCACCCATAAGGTGCGCGAAGCCGAACGTGAGCGGCAGTACGATGAATATAAAGACCGCGTCGGTGAAATCATCAGCGGCACGGTTAAGCGGGTCGAATACGGCAATGTCGTGGTTGACCTTGGTCGCGGCGAAGGCATCATGCGCCGCGATCAGTCGATCCCGCGCGAAGCCTTCCAGATCAATGACCGCATCCGCGCCTATATCTATGACGTGCGCCGTGAGACCAAGGGCCCGCAGATCATGCTGTCGCGTGCTCATGGCGGCTTCATGGCCAAGCTGTTCGCCCAGGAAGTGCCGGAAGTTTATGACGGCGTGATCGAAATCAAGTCGGTATCGCGTGACCCCGGTTCGCGCGCCAAGATGGCCGTCTTCTCAAACGACTCATCGATCGATCCTGTCGGGGCCTGCGTCGGTATGCGCGGTTCGCGCGTTCAGGCGGTGGTTGCCGAACTGCAAAACGAAAAAGTTGATATCATCCAGTGGTCGCCGGATGACGCGACCTTCATCGTCAACGCTTTGGCGCCGGCCGAAGTGTCCAAGGTGGTTCTGGACGAAGAAGAAGACCGCGTCGAAGTAGTCGTGCCGGACGAGCAACTGTCGCTGGCTATCGGTCGCCGTGGTCAGAACGTGCGTCTGGCCTCCCAGCTTACCGGCTGGCAGGTCGATATCATCACCGAATCCCAGGACTCTGAGCGCCGCCAGAAGGAATTTGCCGAGCGTACCGCCCTGTTCCAGGAAGCGCTCGATGTCGATGAAGTTATCGCTCAGCTTCTGGTGACCGAAGGCTTCACGACGGTAGAAGATCTGGCCTATATCGATGAAAACGAAATCGCCGTCATCGAAGGCTTTGACGAAGATACCGCCTCCGAACTTCAGGCCCGCGCCCGTGACTTCCTTGAAAAAGAAGTGGCGGAACTGGATGCCAAACGTGTCGCTCTGGGCGTCGATGACGATCTGCTGACCGTCAATGGTCTCACCCTGGCCATGGCTGTGGCGCTGGGTGAAGCGGGTGTGAAGACGGTTGAGGATCTGGCCGATCTGGCGACCGATGAAATCCGCGGCGGCTATGAGCAGCGCGGCGCTGACCGGGTCAAGATTGCCGGTGCGCTGGAAAGCTTCAGCCTGTCGGTGCCGGATGCGGAAAGCTTGATCCTCAATGCCCGCGTCGCTGCTGGCTGGATCGAAGCCCCTGAAGCCCCGCCTGAGCCTGAGTTTGAGGATGCCGATCTTGATGACGCCAGTCTTGACGATGCCGGTCTTGATGACTCGGCTGTCGAAGGCGTAGATGATGAAGGGAGCGCGACCGCAGATGACGTCGCCGAACCCGAACAATGA
- the rimP gene encoding ribosome maturation factor RimP, which yields MRAKTTEDRKLIEIFDPIAEALGLDIVRVRLMGSNKPDGARRLQVMAERKTDGDINVAQCARLSRAISAYMDEADPITGEYILEVSSPGIDRPLTRLKDFVTYEGLEARIELDRLAEGRKRFRGILAGIEDDHVAIDLEGEEETALMPFAWVVEAKLILTDELLKQGAEKAAARREAGEDEDDFDEGDDADDGVVANDDEDFDDEAFDDDDFDDEQDNEDDKDRTQ from the coding sequence GTGCGCGCCAAAACGACCGAAGATCGTAAGCTTATCGAGATATTCGACCCGATTGCCGAGGCTTTGGGCCTTGATATCGTGCGGGTGCGCCTGATGGGCTCCAATAAGCCCGACGGGGCGCGCCGGTTGCAGGTCATGGCGGAACGTAAAACCGACGGTGACATAAATGTGGCCCAGTGCGCGCGTCTGTCGCGGGCCATTTCGGCCTATATGGACGAAGCCGATCCGATCACCGGCGAATATATTCTTGAAGTGTCGTCGCCCGGTATCGACCGGCCGCTGACGCGCCTTAAGGATTTTGTGACCTATGAGGGATTAGAAGCCCGTATCGAGCTTGACCGGCTGGCAGAAGGACGTAAGCGCTTTCGCGGGATTCTGGCCGGTATCGAAGATGATCATGTCGCCATCGACCTTGAGGGCGAAGAAGAAACCGCGCTCATGCCGTTCGCGTGGGTGGTTGAGGCCAAGCTGATCCTGACCGACGAACTGTTGAAGCAGGGTGCTGAAAAAGCCGCCGCGCGCCGGGAAGCCGGTGAGGACGAAGACGATTTTGACGAGGGCGATGACGCCGATGATGGTGTCGTTGCCAATGACGACGAAGATTTTGATGACGAAGCGTTTGATGATGACGACTTCGATGACGAACAAGATAATGAAGACGATAAGGATCGCACCCAATGA
- the murJ gene encoding murein biosynthesis integral membrane protein MurJ codes for MVWLSAHFTDATTLSQTELPAESKAPKSTGLVKSSMIYSGFTLISRFMGLARDLVVTAALGASGTIMADAYATAISFPNLFRRIFAEGAFTAAFVPAYSQVLEKDGKDAADKLARDALATLSAFTIALTVIIQLAMPWLMTVYSSGYLDNVEKFNWAVLLTQITMPYLPCMVIVALLSGVLNARGRFIVSAVAPTVMNLFMLLAVLPFRHDPQDAAVALCWAAAASGVAQAALLVWGCRRTGATIGLARPTLSPEIKGLIVLAVPGALAAAATQINIFVSQWFSGNVDGARTWMSVADRLYQLPLGLVGVAIGVALLPTLSKAVQAQDHDRAQTAMDEAMVFSMALTLPAAAALLFMPFFLIDGLFSRGLFTAHDAMETGKLLFHYGWGVPAFVLTRVLTPAFFARRDTKGPMKFALVSVALNVALCVALYPIMGVPGLVVATSASAWSNVILMVITLMRRKVWSPSLKAQASLLKIIIAGLGMGAFCAAASYFRPLIEAPLPDAASKEIAILGVCFAGVLVYGGLLILTGAVRPADLKRIMKRQK; via the coding sequence ATGGTTTGGCTGAGCGCTCATTTTACGGACGCCACTACCTTGTCTCAGACCGAACTGCCTGCGGAATCCAAAGCCCCTAAATCGACCGGATTGGTCAAGTCGTCGATGATCTATTCGGGCTTTACCCTGATCAGCCGGTTCATGGGTCTGGCGCGCGATCTGGTGGTGACCGCAGCCTTGGGGGCCTCCGGCACGATCATGGCCGATGCCTATGCGACCGCCATCAGTTTCCCCAACCTGTTCCGCCGTATCTTTGCCGAAGGCGCCTTTACCGCCGCCTTTGTCCCGGCCTATTCGCAGGTGCTGGAAAAAGACGGCAAGGACGCCGCCGATAAGCTGGCCCGCGATGCGCTGGCGACCCTTAGCGCCTTTACGATTGCCCTTACCGTTATCATCCAACTGGCCATGCCGTGGCTGATGACGGTCTATTCGTCAGGCTATCTCGACAATGTCGAAAAGTTCAACTGGGCGGTATTACTGACCCAGATCACCATGCCCTATCTGCCGTGCATGGTGATCGTGGCTTTGCTATCCGGTGTTTTGAACGCGCGGGGGCGGTTCATTGTTTCGGCCGTTGCCCCAACCGTCATGAACCTGTTCATGCTGCTGGCCGTCCTGCCATTCCGCCATGATCCGCAGGACGCCGCCGTTGCCCTGTGTTGGGCCGCCGCCGCCTCAGGCGTCGCTCAAGCCGCCCTTCTGGTCTGGGGCTGCCGCCGAACCGGCGCAACGATTGGTCTGGCCCGCCCGACCCTGAGCCCCGAAATCAAGGGCCTAATTGTTCTGGCGGTGCCCGGCGCTTTGGCCGCCGCCGCCACCCAGATCAATATCTTTGTCTCACAATGGTTTTCCGGCAATGTCGATGGGGCCCGGACCTGGATGAGCGTGGCCGACCGGCTCTATCAGTTGCCGCTGGGTCTAGTTGGCGTGGCCATCGGTGTAGCGTTGCTGCCCACCCTGTCAAAAGCCGTGCAGGCGCAAGATCACGACCGCGCCCAGACCGCCATGGACGAGGCGATGGTGTTTTCCATGGCCTTGACCCTGCCCGCCGCCGCCGCCCTTTTGTTCATGCCGTTCTTCCTGATCGACGGCCTGTTTTCACGCGGGCTGTTTACGGCCCATGACGCGATGGAAACCGGCAAGTTATTGTTCCATTACGGCTGGGGCGTTCCCGCCTTTGTGCTGACCCGCGTCCTGACCCCGGCTTTTTTTGCGCGCCGGGACACGAAGGGGCCGATGAAGTTCGCGCTGGTGTCGGTAGCGCTCAATGTCGCCCTGTGTGTTGCGCTTTATCCCATCATGGGCGTGCCGGGACTGGTGGTCGCGACCTCGGCATCGGCATGGTCGAACGTCATACTGATGGTCATCACCCTGATGCGCCGTAAGGTCTGGTCGCCGTCGCTAAAGGCGCAAGCGTCACTGCTGAAAATAATCATAGCGGGCCTCGGCATGGGTGCGTTCTGCGCCGCCGCCAGCTATTTCAGGCCCCTTATCGAAGCTCCCCTA